The Microtus pennsylvanicus isolate mMicPen1 chromosome 18, mMicPen1.hap1, whole genome shotgun sequence region GCTGTGGATGGCTCACCCACGGCTGTTCTTCCACCCCTAAAACACTTGACCCTCCTAAGGCAGGTCTCACCACTAAGCTTTCCTGTCTTCACTTCTTCCTCACCCCCCAGTCTCTGACCATCTTTAGTTCCCCTGGCTCAGCATCCAAGGCTCAGCACCCATTTTGTGGTCCTTCTTAGCCTCCTTGTTTTCGCCACTTGCCAAATAGTGTCCCTGCAGAGCAATGCTTCCCACCTCATCTGAGTGTGTGCGGCCTGAAGATGTGCTGGGGCAGGCctttcaggaggaggaggaggaagaaaaacccAAGCCACTTCCTGTCACCTGACCCACAACCCACACACAACCTCACCCTTCCtcacccttccctcttcctccctggaCAATGGAAGAGGCGTCCTTCCTCTCGTCTGGGACTAATCTCACCACTTAGCCAGCTGTACCATCCACTTGAATATTTGCCAACTACAGTTGGGAAGAGCCCTTCATCTTGGTCCGGATCACCATGTGCAACCGCGGacaagagaactgacttcatcttgacttccttgttcaGTATAATAAAAGGTCAGAGTGACAATGGGGTGAGTTAATTTGCTCAACATGGCGTGAAATCCTATTGGCCACATAAGCAGATGTACTGACGAAGTTGGCAGCTGCCCTGGGTGACAGAAGAAAGATTCAGGACAGTTGTGGGTTTTCCGTACTGCCTCATCTTCTCAGATACGCAAACATGCCACTTCCTCTCAACCAACCCCAGTTTCCCAATCTGTAATCCCGACATGAGATACTGTCTACAGACTTttcgtgacacacacacacccttttccaTTCTCTTCTAAACCACTGGTCCCTCTGTGGTCTCACATCTGCCAGACCCTTCTACCCCAGAGAACTCTGCCTCCCTTTAGAAAGgacttgtttttattaattctgatTACGTGtagatgtgtttgtgtatgtgcacacatggaaaGTACCCTAAAAGACCAgaaggggtgttggatcccttggagttggAACTGTGAGCCTAAAGTGGGTACCAGGAGTCCAGCTCCAGgcctctctgcaagagcactgcCCACTCTTaaccccgagccatctctccagcccctgcttcttTTCATATAGTCTTTTAATGTTGTATGACACATAATTGTAATTATATATTGTAGTcatttacttttccttcctttcagaatacaagatagggatttttttttcttatttggccAATTTTGTTCATTACTGTGCGCCTGGTACCTGGAATCATGCTGGACAGACGCACAGTAGGTGCTTAGTAAATGTTAGTTGAAAGCATTGGGGCAGAGGAAAGGTAGGCAGGCTGGAgaatagaaagagcaggtagaaAGAAGCCTCTTACATACAGAGCAGAGCTAGAGGGccgaggaggtggctcagtgggcatgGTGTTTGTCCAGCATGTGCTTGTTCTGCATGCTTGAAGCCCTGAGCTCCGTCCTCGCACCGGATACGCCAGGCATGCTGGTGTGTGCccgcaatcccagcattcaggaggtgaaGGAAGAATCCATCCTCGCACCAgataagccaggcatgatggtgtgtgcccgcaatcccagcattcaggaggtgaaGGAAGAATCCATCCTCACACCGgataagccaggcatgatggtgtgtgcccgcaatcccagcattcaggaggtggaggacgAATCTGCTACTAAgcagtttgaagccaacctgggatacctgagaccctgcctcaagatgaaaataaaaagaacacagctgagaaagctgggcctggtggAGCACATTTATAACTCCAGCATTGCGAGGCcgaagcaggaagagagtgagttcaagactaacctgagTTAAGTAAAAGCCCAACTTTAAAAACCAGGGGTGAAACGGGCAAGGCAGCTCAGTGGATGAAGGTGCTCGCTGCCAaatctgatggcctgagttctgTCTTCGGGTCACCATGTGATGGAAGAAGAATACTAACTTCTGTAAGCTGTTCTCTGAGTCCCACATATGAccctacacacacgcacgcacgcacatacacacattcacacacacatatatatacacacacatacacattcatacacatacgcacacatgcacacacacattcacacacacatacatacacatatatacacacatacacattcatacaccacacatttacacacacatgcacacacacacacacatacacacagaggcacacatgcacacagatacataaacacaccttttaaaagaataagttggagagcaatcaaggaagaccccAAACCAACCTCTGgcgtccacacacatgcatgcacacacataaaggcTGACAGatgcacatatcacacacaggaaggggggaggagggaagcaaAGCCTGTGGGAGAACCGGGTGGTACTGATGGAAGACAACAGCGTGAATACACTTAGTCCACTGGCCTGTCCTGAAAGACAATTAGCTGGGAAAAGGCACGGGCAATACCGCTAACTTTGTCTTCCAGAACACCCAGcggttccttcctcttccccagtcACAGCTCCCTCAACTCTcttccacacccccacaccttcAAAATCCTTTATCTCCAAAGAGGTCCCTTTGCTGTCCTTGTCCTTCAAGGTCACTGCCCCATTTAAAATTGTCTCACagcaggctagagagatggctcagtagggaagagcactgactgctctggcAGAAGACCCACGTTCAGTTCCTTGCACCTACGCAGTGGCCCATAACTATCTGATAATCTAGTTCCTGGggtccagtgctctcttctggcctctgtggtcaccaGAAACACatgtgatacatatacatacatgcaggtaaaacactccaGGGGCAGGGGAAATGATTCCGTGCTGATAGCGGGCTGTTCAAGCATGCGGATCTGAGTTCAAACTCCCAATATCCACATTTAAAACACCCAGATATGACTACATGCAAGCCTGTCACCCCAGTGATCTGGCAGTGGAGACGAGAGGAACTCAGGGACTTGATGGCCCTGAGCCTAGCACCAGGCTCATGAGAGGACCTGCCTCAAcggaagagaaagagagcaatAGAGCAGGACACCAGGCATACTCCGCTGGCGGCCTCCGCTGGCGGCCTCCGCTGGCGGCCTCCTCTGGCGGCCTCCTCTGGCGGCCTCCGCTGGCGGCCTCCTCTGGCGGCCTCCTCTGGCGGCCTCCGCTGGCGGCCTCCTCTGGCGGCCTCCGCTGGCCTTCTCCTGCAGTTATATGCACCTACATGTGGGCATACTCCACACATGAAGCACATGTCCTACACAACAGAGCACTCAAACAATGTGTCTCAGCCCCCAGGAcacttctctcttcctcagcATCCACTGGGCTCCCTCACTGCTCCTTCCTAGGGCCCAGGTTGCTTCTCCTTGCCCTCCAAGCCATGAACTTCCTTTGGTCTCCATGATACACCTTCTTCCTGTTGAGCTGACTGCATATGCTCTGGTATCCTTGACACATCAATGGATCCAGCCAGACACCTTCTCAGAGTCCCTAGTGAACACAAAGTACCCTATGCTCCCTTCCAAGACCCCACACCACCCCATCACCTTACCCCCTACAGCATCTATCCCAAGACCCCACACCATCCCATcacctcacccctgcagcatctATCCCAAGACCCCACACCATCCCATcacctcacccctgcagcatctCTCCCAGGACCCCACACCATCCCATcacctcacccctgcagcatctCTCCCAAGACCCCACACCATCCCATCACCTCGCCCCTGCAGCATCTCTCCCAGGACCCCACACCATCCCATCACCTCGCCCCCTACAGCATCTATCCCAAGACCGCACACCATCCCATCACCTCGCCCCTGCAGCATCTCTCCCAAGACCCCACACCATCCCATCATCTCGCCCCTGCAGCATCTATCCCAAGACCCCACACCATCCCATCACCTCGCCCCTGCAGCATCTCTCCCAAGACCCCACACCATCCCATcacctcacccctgcagcatctATCCCAAGACCCCACACCATCCCATCACCTCGCCCCTGCAGCGTCTATCCCAAGACCCCACACCACCCCATcacctcacccctgcagcatctATCCCAAGACCCCACACCATCCCATcacctcacccctgcagcatctCTCCCAAGACCCCACACCATCCCATCACCTCGCCCCTGCAGCATCTCTCCcttgcctctttctcttctctttcagcCTCCGAGGTGCACACCATCCTCCTATTGACAGTCTCCACTATGCTTCTTCCATCACTCACCATCCTGGCAAATTCCTATGCATCTACAGAAGCCTGGGACTTTCCTGGGGCTCCAGCAGGATCGAGTTTCATGCTGACCTGTCCCACCAGACCCCAAGCTTGGAACTGAGGGCATACACTTGCGTGATTagtgcattcattcattcatgcatgcattcatCACAAACTGTTAAGTAACCGTGTCGTGGAAATCAAAATGATGCTGAGCAAgttgagtgagttccaggggagTTCAGAGTCTGGTGGGAAGAGGATGCTTCTGTGACAAGGCTGTGATGGGTGGGCAGGTCATGGAGGCTTCTCTCATTCATGGCTTTTGCCAGTAGTCCTGTGGGCACCATGGCCCTTGGTTAccacctcttctttctcctcttcttcctggtctccctcctcctcttcttttggcGTTGAACTATATCACCCAGGGTGGCCCCAAACTCatggtaatccttctgcctctgcctcttaagtgctaggattacagatgtgagccaccatacctacCATTCAGGGTATTCTTCTGAGGAAAATGAATCCTGTTGTATTGTAAACTTTTCATGGAGACGATTACACACTCAGCCTTagtttcagaagcaggaaactcATGTGCCCTTCTCCCAGTTGCCCCAACTGCGACATCTGGCCTGCATGGATCCTAGTACAAGgcctggagatagacatgctgagcTTACATCCGtcttgagtgtgtgcacacatgtgcacatgggtTTCTCTGACATTTTCTCCTGTGTAGAACCCAGCACGAATTGTCAGAGTGGGGCTGCCCCTGTGCCACTGACTCTCGATCACCAGAGATTCTTCCTTTCAGCAGGAGTGTGTCTTCACACGCAGCAAGATGCTGCTGGGCTCTCAGATCAACTAGTAAATGAAGTCCCAGTTAGCAGAAACAGTTTAGAGAAAGCCAGGCGTGCAGATTTCCATAGGTGTATAGGTGGGCCCAGGAGAAGCACCGTCTCAGAGAGACAGTCACAAGCAGCTTCTCCAGGAAGAAAGTCACTGGGAAGCAAggtggggtgaggagagagaTGAGGTGCGGTGAGGAGAGAGACTGCAGGCTGTGAGTCACCGCGTGGTCCAGGCATGGGATTGCCAAGGCTCAGAGAAAAATTATAATCATTAGGTAGTTTaagaggctgggggagggacCAGAGGGGCAAGCTGCAATGGGACCCCCCAACTCCAAGGCCCACAGCAGGCTCTCCTCAACTCACCTTCATCTCTCCTGCCTTTTCTGGGTCTGTGTCCCTTTCTTTCTgagtcacatgcatgtgtgtgtgtgcgcgtgcacacacacacacacacgcacacacacacattgggtccctgtctctgtgtctgactCCCTCTCTTTCTGGGTCTCTGGTTGTTTTCCCctctatctacctatctctctgtctgtctgtctgtctgtctgtctgtctgtctgtctatcttcccCTTTGCCCCTCCCAGTATCATCTTTGGAGCCCCCACCCAGATTCTACCCATCCACTGCATGCTCTTTGACTGGGCTGGCCACCTCTCCCATCCTCCTTGCGCAGGGTCAGCCCTATCCCCATTCTTCCCAGGTTATAGCATCTTTCACTGGGAGGGGCTCCCATTAATAACTGTGTCTGCTCCTCTGGCCAGAGATGGGAGGGAAGGGAGCACAGAATCTTGGAACGAAAACTAGGCaataaaaaaaagccaggagGGCGGTGGGGGGCAGggccagctgcccagaccagggATAAAAGGCTTTGCTGGCGTGTCCAGGAAGAGACACCACCCTGCTCCTTTCACACTTGCGAGGAGCCAGAGTGACTCGAGTCGGGTTGCATCTTCCCTTCACAACCGGAGGAGCCTGTGACCCCATCTTCTCCAGCTCTGGCCTCTACCACTGCATTCTGTCCCCATGTCACCGAGGCTCTGGGCCTCCGTGTGAGTGGGATTCTCTGCTCCGAGTCTGTTTCTGGTTCTTTCTCGTCCACTTGATCTCTGCATTTGTTAGACCTGGACCTCCAGCTCCAGAATGTTCCTTCTACTGACCATACTCCAAGTCTTGGCGCTAGGTAAGAGCAATGGGGTTCCCTGGATACTCTGGGATGAGCTGGGGATGGGTTCTGGGGTATAAATATGTTCTTGGGGGCAACCTGGTTAGAAAGAGTCCCAAGGGtgttaggaggcagagagaggagcaccctagggcctgctggccagccagggTAGCCTAACTAGCAAGTTCTAgaccactgagagaccctgtctcaaagaaacaaaaaatatgggTGGTGCATGGTAAATGATGCTTGAGGTTAATCTTTGGTATATATTtgtagagagagaatatatatagaaaatatatatagaatatatatagagagaatatatatatatatagagagagagaggagagagggagagagagagagaagagagagaagagagggagagagggggaaagagagaagagagagaaaggaagaaagggggagagagagaagagagaaaatgagagatgagaaagagagagggaaaagagagagaaagggagagagaggagagagagattgagagagaagagagagagagagagggagagagaaagagagcgcaGTGTGGCTGTGGACCTCACTTAACTAGAAGTTCATGCCCTCATTCTAAGTTTGGAGACACCAGGAAATAGGGTTggatgtagcacaattaataaaaacctagagacagatattggggttcaacctgaaggtcagagaagcaaacaaccaaccactggctcttacctctacctcagtccaaaatggagGTCCTGCTTCCAGGACTCCTCaaaaagagccagtggctggttattttgcttttctgaccttcaagttgaaccccaatatctgtctccgggtttttattaatcatgttacacTGGGGAGAAAGGCCACTACAGGAAATGGGGGAAATAAGCAATCAGAGAAGAGCCTGACGTCTTGAGGGACTTCTGACAGGCCCAGGGGCGGGAAGGATAAAAGTGGACCGTGGAGGAAAGAGTGAGGTCCCAGAGGCCACACTGAGGGGCATGTGGTGCTCTGTGGGGAGCACCGGAGAGCcagggagctggctcagcagttaaagcactTGCCCCTCGACCAAGAGCAgagttcagatgcccagaactACATAGGCGGCAGCTGTGATGGGCATCCTTTAATTCAactttgagaggcagagacagggcatCCCCAAAGGAAGCTGACTAGTAAGACTACCACAGAGGGTGGGCCCTGGAGTGGactgagagattctgcctcagtGAACCATGTGGAAAAGTGATCAAGGAAGATTCCCAACAACCTTCAGGGCTCCGCATACATGTGCGTACATTAACACACATGTGCCGTGCATGTGTGTACCCACTCACATGGaagtacacacacgcatgcataccacatgaaaatggaaaagcaaaaatattcCTGGGAGCCATGAATGCTGGTGCGTGCTGCAACTCCCAACAcatgggagactgaggtaggaagaaGGCCGGGAGCTCAAGCCCAGCCTTGAGCTCAGTGAGACATCTTGTCAACCTCGAGGAAAGAAAGTGCTCAGGGAAGTGTGGCATCAAAGACTGCAGCTACAGCCAGGCCCTGGATGAGCTGAGCACAGTGACAGAAACCATGGAGGTCCGTGGAGGGAGGGGGCAGTGATGAGTGCATCTCCTCCTTGGAGCAGAAGGAGGTGGATGGTGTAGGTGTTGGGCCCCAAGCGAGTGTCTCTGTCTGCTGGGCATTGCACAGAGTTTGGATTAGAGGACATTTGTTcaccttctctccccacctcacccACCCCATCTGTCCCCAGCCCTTGTCCAGGGTCAAGGAGATGATAAAATTCTTGGTGGCTACACGTGCATCCCGAACTCCCAGCCGTGGCAAGTGGCCCTGCAGGCGGGTCCTGGGCGTCGccttgtgtgtggaggggtaCTGCTGTCCGACCAGTGGGTCATCACTGCTGCTCACTGTGCCCGCCCGTGAGTGACCGCTCTTGTTCTCATGCCCATCACTCACAGATGCCAGGGTTCCGCAGCTTAGCCGTAAACCCAGACCCATGTACCAAACACAGCTCAGAAGCTAGGTCGTGATGTGGAGTCTGGAAAAGGATCTAGATCGAGAGGCCTAGTTCAGAGTGTGGAGTCCAGGCCGATTCAGAACTCAAAACCAAGAAACCTACATGGACACAGGAACGGAGTGAGGAGCCCCAAACTGCCCTTGAGTGTAGCCCAGAGAGGAAGAAATGTCAGATGAGCTGGGTAAAGAGAGAATGCCAGGCCATGAGAAGGGAAGGCCACAAGAGGCCACACGACGCTCAGCCCACAGTTAGAGGGACATGGGTTAGGCTCCGAGTGAAATTCCTCACCACAGAAGAAAATGGGGCTGGAGCATGCTCTGTGGTCAGACTTTCAGCGGCATTTACTCCTGGGGTTTGTGGTACAGGATTCTTCACGTAGCCGTGGGCAAGCACAACCTAAGAAGGTGGGAAGCGACTCAGCAGGTGGTGCGTGTGGTCCGCCAGGTACCGCATCCCCAGTACCAGCCCCGGGCTCATAACAACGACCTgatgctgctgcagctgcagaaGAAGGTGCGGCTGGGCCGAGCAGTGAGGGCCATTCCCGTGGCCAGGAATTGTGCTAGCCCAGGGACTCCCTGCCGCGTGTCAGGCTGGGGGACCACATCCAGCCCCGTTGGTAAGGAGCCCTcaccctgggtctgagggaggaggctggccCTGGACTATAGTTCTCCAGTCGTGATGCTTCTGTGTCCCCCACCTCAGTCAGGTACCCCAACGCTCTGCAGTGTGTGAATGTCAACATCATGTCGGAGGAGGTGTGCCGTCGGGCCTACTCTGGAA contains the following coding sequences:
- the Klk14 gene encoding kallikrein-14; this encodes MFLLLTILQVLALALVQGQGDDKILGGYTCIPNSQPWQVALQAGPGRRLVCGGVLLSDQWVITAAHCARPILHVAVGKHNLRRWEATQQVVRVVRQVPHPQYQPRAHNNDLMLLQLQKKVRLGRAVRAIPVARNCASPGTPCRVSGWGTTSSPVVRYPNALQCVNVNIMSEEVCRRAYSGIITSGMVCAGVPQGGKDSCQGDSGGPLVCGGQLQGLVSWGMERCAMPGFPGVYTNLCNYQNWIQKTMQGN